aaagaacacaataggtaatttaaagaaaggtttgacacttgtacaaaatttttgaacagtggaatcggtacgatcttcctaggactaaccaacatctaGATCACCGGGGCCGAAGTTGATTTGAGGCCCTtcgaccttctccttgctgcatccgaTGGCATAGATCTCCAATCGTGGGATGCATGATTTCCTTGCCCAGTTGGAGTCTCCGCCAGTCGGCCCTCCGGCGATCATGCTTATCTCCCCCCGAGAAGCGTTGTTCCTGTTTCCTCTTCTCGGGCAGACGCCCTATTTCACTCGACCGGGATTCTGGAGGGATTGGCTTCCTCCCTCCACTGATGGTGATGGCGCTCGGGCTCCCTTCTCTCTTGTCGCTCGGTCAAGTGGTGACGATTCCGTCGGTCAGGGGATAGGGAGCGACGACGATATCCCCTGGGGGTCGGTTGGCTGATGATTGACGTTAGTTCTCGGTAGTTCCGTGTGTTCTACGTCGTCGACTGGTGGAACAAATAAAACATAggtgtccataccttgcccttggATGCCTTGGGACGACCAGACGCCACGTGCTGTACGGCATGTGCCCTGGTCTCTTGGTGTAGCCGTGCTCCTTCAACCCTCGACTCTTTGGGTGGCAGATGGCTGCTAGCCGATCGACGCTCGATCGGCGCTGAATGCTCGCTTGGcacctccttctttttggccgcttgggtctcttccacgttgatgtattcattggcctttttcaacatgtggtcaaagtctcggggtggcttccggatgagcgatagAAAGAAGTCCCCTTCggtgagcccctgggtgaaggcattcatcatggtctcagacgAGACCAAgaggatatccatggccacttggttgaagtgTTGAATATACgctcggagcgcttccttgggTCCTTGTTTCAGGACGAAGaggttgacgcttgtcttctggtagcgtcggctgctgaCAAAGTGGTGCTGGAAGGcggctcggaagtctttgaaactttgtATCGAGCCGTCCGACAGCCTTCTAGACCAGCGCTGCGCTGATCCGGAGAAAGTCGTGAGAAAGACTCTGCACTTTACTCTGTCCGTGTACTGGTACAGCGTAGCCTAATTGTCGAACCGATCTACCCGATCGTCAACGGGGTGTAGTGTCGAgacagagggtcttgtaagatctcctctgagaactgTCTATTGATCCATTCAGGGGATGCGACGCTTTTCCTTTCCGCGCGTCCCAAACGGGTGCCTCGTCATAAGATGACCCCCGCTCCTGTTGCGCTTGAGCTATCTCCAAGGGggtttggaacagagcccgatggaaGGAGATCGGTGCAAGCGGCGCTTCCCCTTGAGTGCATGTCGGCCTACGGTTCTGCCCCTATACGGAGAGTTGCTCCGCTCGGTCTTCTTGCCCTGCTCGCCTATCGGCCGCCGAGGTTGCCGATTGCGGTACTAGTCGATCGGCTATCACTTATTGTTGTTATTGCTCCATCATTTTTGCTGCCCGTGCTTGCACGAGCATCTCCAACTCCTCTTGAGTGAACATCACGGTGGTTAGCCGTCCAACGTCTTCCATTTCCTCAGTTCGGATTCAGGTGacattcccacagatggcgccaaatatgatcttgtctgaaagtcggggagatggatgctggggatgtggcactctGGTTGATCTCTGGTGGACTTTGCTCCTGCCTGTAATACAAACAGCGTAagtaccgagccagggaaggggtccttggcgatgaccctccgacgctcaagtcagtctccggcgaggcaagaagaagcaaagagaactATAGCGCAACAGTAAAAATCacgagaaaagcatacctccgtcgatgtctggaccctcctttatataggacTCCTGTAGCGTGTGTGCACGCTGCTCAAAGCGGACACGCTATCCCAAACTTTTTTTGAAGAGAtgttagtaaagtgtccctgacacagtactttaacgggtcgagcatatctctgaagtgtcAGTGGAAACTTCCGccatacgatcctctgtctgaccatgccgcccgtCGGcgtactaactcccaaaaggatgtcgaaagatatCTTGCCGTGCCTATTTGCTATCCAAGCGGTGGCTGCTGTCACATCGAGCGAGATAGCTACTCGGCTGAAAGTTCGCTGTCGCGCCAATCGGGATAGCCGCCCTGCTGAAAGTCCATTGTCCAAGTGTCGTCCGTTGTTGGGCCGAGCAAGATAGCTGCTCGGTTGAAAGTCCTCGGTCCATGTCGTCCATCGTCACGTCGAGCGGGAGATCCGCTCCGTTGAAAGTCCTCGGTCCGTGTCGTCCGCTGTCGCGTTGAGCAAAAGAGCCGCTCGACTCGACTTTTACGCGTTCCTTGAGATTTGGTTTGATTACTCTGTGTCGGAGATGGTGAGTCGGTGCTTAACCCCCTGTCGGAATACGCCCAGCCCGACTGACCAAGATCATCCATCCGTTgactgtcttgactttgacctctaccaTGGTAGCGGGGCAGGACCCTTATCATCATCGCATCAAGATTATTAAATTTACACATATAATCCACATTCTATTACTTAATTCCCTTTATATAACATGTATTAATGGAATTAATTCTTAATGATAATTATTGTGTTGTTAATTAGGGTATTAGCATATCAAATAAAGACTTAATCCTTCGATTAGTGGAAGAGAAGTTAGTGGATTAATATTTATATTATGGAGTgattaatggaaaaagaattagtGATTTGTGGATGAGGAATTAGGGTTAGTATTGAGGAGTTTATGGATTGTAATTTAGGACTCAAATTTATAATCTATAAATACACTATTTGTttgtaaatatattttaaaaaaaatagatttctaTTATTATTGTACGTTTAGCCAAACTGTTTATTATTTCTTAACATTAGAGAAAGGATCACCTCTGACTTGAGCTGGACGCGGAATTGCAGCAAACTACAGAGCAGGCTATTCCTCTGCTTTTCTACATTGCCCTACATCGCAACAATAATACTGAGATTCTGAATTGATGCTCGGATATTATAGAAAAGATTGATCTGATTACATAAATTGCTTGTCTATCTGCTTAATTATTTGCTTCAATTAAACCAATAAACTCAGTTTTCTTTTCCAAGCTAAGCAACAAACTCATCAGAATCCGTTATCCTCAGTTGACCTTCCTGCAGTTCAATCTGATCTCGCCGTTGCTCCCCGTCAGCGGGCTGATGTTTCCCATCTTAACCATAGCCGCCGCGAAGTCCGCGTTGAAGGCTGCCGCGCCGGTGCTGTAGCGTCGGACCAGCGCCTCCTGAGACACGCCGTTGAAGAGCTCCTGGTCGGAGTGCAGCAGCCCCTTCTGGGCCACCAGGTTCTGGTAGTACGCATTGTCGAAAGCCGTCGGGGTCTGGAGGTCGAGCGGCGCCAGAGTGTCGTCGCCGCCGGAGGAGGGGCAGCTCTGCTGGAGCTGCGCCGCGAATGTGGCGTTGATGTTGGCGTCGTTGTAGATGTGAGACCGGAAGTTGACGCAACGCGCTTGGCCGATAGTGTGCGCGCCAGAGAGTTCGGTGAGGTCACGGGCGTTCAGATTCTTGTTGGAGAAGAAGGTCCTGAGCTGGGCGAGGCTGGATCCCGGGCCAGGGAGGTTGCTGTTCGCCGCGCTTTGGCTCGCCGTCGTCGCGTCCCGGCGGCCCAGCTTCACCGTCCAAGTCGGTCCTCCAAGCTGCACCAAGAACACCAAAATGCACAAATTtcaattgaaaattatttatctgtcGAAGTGTTTGCAAAGAACAAGTGCGCTTTTTACCAGAACTACGCCGTCGCGGGCAGCGAGCGCGAGGATGTCGGCACAGGAGACGGTGGCATTGCAGGCGGCTTCGACGTTGGCTTTGATGGTGTCCACGACATCGTAGCCGCGCACAGAGTTGGCGTTGGGTCCGGCGTTCTTTTCTCCTGTGAATGTTGTGTTGTCGTCGAGAAGGATGGATCCGTCGCATCCCTAATTCAAAGTTCAAGTCCAATTGTTAAAAACTGTCAACGGAAATTCCCATCGATTTGGTAGCCGTAGCTCAACCTCTAACGCATCCGGATATAATGATTGAATACGTACGTTGACGAAGCAATCATGGAAGAAGAGGCGGAGGATGGAAGCTCCCATCCTTGGCTCGTTGTTTACGGCCTGAGTCATGGCCGACAGGACGATGCTTTCCAAGTTGGAGCATTTTTTCTTATAGAACGTCGAAGACAGCTGCCCGGCGACGGTTGAGCAACCAGCAAGCAGAGCAAGGAGGCAGAGCGCGAGTGCTCTCCGAGGGAATGTTACTGCCATGGATCAGATCAATACTGATCAAGAAGCTCAGATACGTTGTAACAGATCTGAGAACATGAGACAGGGGATGGGAAGGTATAAATAGCAGTGCTGTGCTTGATCTCGATTCTTGCATTTTGCATGGCCATGTAACTAAAAGTCAATGCTAATTAGACTTGAGAGAGACATACTTCCATATTTCAGCTCTGTCGTCCACAATCCACATGCTAATTTAGTTGCTAAACGTGTAGGTACTGACTGTTGAGTGCATCGCAAGCTGGAGGTTGACTTGAAGTAAACTAGCAACCTTATCAAGACAACGTGTCAAAGTAGGGCATTCGTTCATTTTGAGTTGCTTACGATAGTGCTGAGCAGCAGCTCCACAAACCTCAGACGGCCTTTTTGACTCCGTTGTTTACAAACGAATAGAAAGGAGATAAAACGATaaacataaaaaatttgaaaactatatgcACCAATGATAAAAACAAGaaatacataaaataaaaaatattgaatttttttatatCTAAACCAAGTGGAAGTAATAATTAGACACTAGAGTTAAGTGCCTTGGACGAAAAATATGGTGGCTGAGGAGGTACAAGGTTAAGTGCATGCCTTTAAATAAAACACTAGAGTGATTCTCAACTATGAAAGAACTTGGGCAGTGTGTGGCTGTTCATTAGCTATGAATTTTCTTAGAGGCTAGGGAATGGGCAGGCCATCAACTTCTAATGATCACAAAAGAATTAACGTTAGCTAAAAATTGCTCCCTTACTCtcattttataaacttaaattgTCTTCCACTTCACTTTACATTCACTTCCATTGATCAATTGATTAGATCCACCGTTAATCGACTATTTTTCCAGTCGCACCAACTATTAGCCTATCAACAACTATCTCAATCGACTAAATTTCATTATGGTCAACTAACTTATTGCAGTCCTTATACTCATTTTGCATTTTAAGATTAACAactatttctaatttttctataTCGTCATCAGTCAACTGAAAGTTATCAACAAATGACTGATATCAATCGTAATAATAATAATCCCGCGTTATCTCATTTAAGGTAGAGTCAACTATTAAATAGATTCAAGGTGGCAAAATATGAGTACGTTCGTCTCTAGCGCTTCTGCTAATTCGTCCCAGGATTAACACGGAGGAAATAAATCATGGacggctactaacctttggaacagtgactagcacataagggaggtatttacctcgactttatcgagattcgaaccccagacctcatgatgatAACATCTCATACACTAATCACTAGATCTATTCGAGGGACAACTATTAAATAGATTCAAGCACCATAAGTCGATTTGGAATTCTCCATTATTCAACTAACATCAAATCAATTAACTGTTCAATCAACTTTACCATCAATAAAATATTGTATTCACTATCTAATCCACTTGAATCACCAATCCAGTCGACTTAATCATTTGTTGACTGAAGCGACCTTGAACCGATTGAATTATCGACTACAATGTGTTGGGAAGTGAACGGAAAAAGGTAGATGGAAGGAAGAGAAATACAGTATGTatgtaaattttaatttcatattgGCATTTTCAAGACAGAGTTATTAGTTCATATTATATTGTTAGTGTTGTAGTTGTGAACGAATATATGGGGAGAGATTTTCTTTCATCCGTGAACTTAGAGAAGATGCAAATTAAAGATTTGGATTTGTACGGAACTATATTGACTCATGTGCGAGCACAATCTACATGCATCGATATCGGACCAGGCGAGATAAAATTTATCCAAGTAGAACAGTCAATATTTTGCCATGTGAATAATTCTTTTTCTTGTTATTGATATGTAATGGATGAATTAATCGCTGATTAAATGAGATTTCGTAACCAGCTGAGTGAGATGGTTGACTATTAGTGGTCAGTAGCTAACATTTTGATCTCAACGAGTAAAGGCGGTAAATGGTCATTAATTGCCCATTGATTGCAGCTTTGGgtttgagctcctatataaggaggttgtgacCACGAAAAAGACAACATAATGAAAAGTGGAAAGAAACTTCATCCACTTTGTTTCCCTAGTTCTTTGTTTCTCTGTCGTGCATTTTTCGTTCAACATATTACTTGTAATAGACTTCGAGTACtatctcagttcgccgtgaccaccagtgtttGGTAAagatttttgatttatcattgtATTCTAGGAAATAGACAACCCACAATGACCTCAAAGTACCACCGGAAGAGAGACAAATCTATTTTAAGGGTAATTTTAAACATGCATGCCTCGACTTCTGGTTCTCTGATTTAATGCTTAGCCAACCCACTTTGACTCGGGAATGCTTCCCGAGCATTTGAAGATTTCATTCTTGACTAGGTTTCCCTATTCTTGAGCACCCGAAAGTCCCTTCAGGATTACTTTCCTGAGCACCTAATCTCCTCCACACCCAAGTACTTGGCACTCAGACGATACTCAGTAGTCCGACAACTTCTCTTTTGATTCAATATTTGGTGATCTACTCGACAGTCGAGTGACGTCTCTCTTGACTCAGCACTCAAAGTACTTGGTGACTTGGCACTTGGAATATTTGACACTTCAGCATTTGGAAGACTTGACACTTGAGTCCTCAGTTGACACGATACTTGATTGCAACAAGAGAAGTCCCACTCATGCAAAGATAACCCAGTAGCTAGGCCTAACATTCAAGGCCAACAacttgagattatcagctcaagccactaaacagataagttgaagttgaatttgtaattttaattcaGTAATTCCCTTCTATCTCTAGAAACAAGTTTATCCAACAATGTTAAAACAAATCCATTTCTATTGAGATGACCATGAAatatgttgaggtgcaacagactcaacatgtGACAACCCCCTCTGCCCCGATTGAAAATGTTCCAATAAATCATGGggaaagtgttagagtgtatactaaaagcctagctttttgtaaacatttatttttgaaataaaaaatcacattggtcaaatgtctacatttatatgctaagtgtagttgttcaattaatttatattgtagataacatggtgtgtggtgtcaccacaaaagatcatgttatcaattccttataaattataaatagtagctcatgactaagatggaaaggaacaaaccatttgaatagtcgtagtgtaatttggtattagtttatcttaactataaaattacactagtacacttagagtgtattgagctggaccatttaaggtaagttctttttatactgactgaataaaagaacaagacctttgttattatggaagtgtgtgctcttaatcctgatataataacaagcacatatatctagtatttatttctttgacttatcaaagagtgtgatttagttcgataaatcaatatgcccgataagctgggaaatgatattatttatagtgtgtgctgttgattatagaaggaaattgtgtcctagtaatctaggttgataatgtccccaagaggagctcataaggattgtcatgtaaaccctacaggtggacttagtccgacatgatgataaggttgagtggtactactcttcgagctagatactaattaagtgagttgtcagtaactcatttaattagtgggcattctgtatcttaaacatagggagactaacacactcatgataagaaggagctcaaaatgtaatttgggattggtgtggtagtttaataataattttttagtggtatgaattattattgatgaaattaagttgggtgtttggggcgaacatgggaagcttaatttcatcgggagaccaaaaccaattcctcctttcggtccctatcgtagcctcttatttataaagtattatacccaccaaatacccactttctacccacccttaggtggccagccaagcaagcttcgaacccaagcttgggccggccaagccaaaaggcttgagccaagtagggTGGTCGGCTATAGCTTGGAGTCCaaccttggtgtggccggccatatacaataaaatgattttatttttaaaatcttttcttatgtggatatcatggttttaaaagagagttaaaaatttaaatctttccttttatagctttctacaaaagattaagtgaaatgtttgatatctttccttatttttagttaaaatgaagattttaatttttgataaaactttccttttttgtaacaatcttcatgatttaaaagagagttttaaaattaaatctttcgtattatagtttctacaaaagattaagaaaagatttgatatctttccttatttgtagattgagaggaagattttaattttaaagaaaacttttctttttgaaaattatccacatgttttaatagagagattttaatttataaaatttccttttataaccaaccatgaagggaaaaattattagagaaatttttattttaaaaatttctggaaacaaataaggaagttttaattttgtgtttacaACTTGCTTTATTTGGagcacatgaggtggccgaccatgtaaagggctaaaaggaatttttaattaaaattttcttattaatcaatggcaaggagaataagggaattttaattataattaaatttccttatatgccaagaccaaggaatataaaagagggggtagggtgcctcacctcacaacatatcttctattattcctctctcttttcttccttggtgtggccggccctaatcatctcttcctctcttcttctagtgGCCGAACCTATCATCCTCTTGAAGCTTGTTTTGGTGGTCGGATTTGCTTggtgaaggagagaaagaaggctttgtttcctagttttccttggagcttggttggtggttgagacttgctatctcttggagaaggttattggccgaaacttggaagaaggaagaaggaggcttggtggattctcatttcggtagatcacacccgagataagaagaggaatatgatagaagatcaagaggttgttgcttacaaagaaaggtataactagtaattatttttcgcatcattctagttttctttgtatgaattccagacacaagaggctagagattctaggtttcgaatttgtgtttcaatttgtgtttcttttatttttcgatcttgtgattcgattgttctttatggttaaacctagggttactatagggagattgaatattgaatttctttgaaaggctttgcctaggcagtggtggatgctcccatacccaagaaggcctagtgcctcgccacgttttgTCCTGAAAGCTAatcttagaaataaatatttaatcaactttgtaacatgggtggacttggatcaataatgttaagttccgtttgcgatctaattctaaacctaaaagaacagataggttaaacttggaatcaataatgttaagttccgtttacgatccaagtttaatttctaaaaaacacaataggttaggaaaggttcgacacttgtacaaaatttttgtacagtggaaccagtacgatcttctgagtagcaactaacaattggtattagagttagggtttgcctctgtgtgtttggttttcagtttaagtatgcacatgtcatacataatttaggcaggataatagtaggatgtgctaactctgtggttgcaggctccaactaccATGGCTTATAGAGTTTGTGTGTGATtgtacccttggacatgtcaagggaattttatgtgtgtgcatgattgtatgtattaaatatagcatgagctgtattag
This genomic stretch from Zingiber officinale cultivar Zhangliang chromosome 7A, Zo_v1.1, whole genome shotgun sequence harbors:
- the LOC122000096 gene encoding peroxidase P7-like; this encodes MAVTFPRRALALCLLALLAGCSTVAGQLSSTFYKKKCSNLESIVLSAMTQAVNNEPRMGASILRLFFHDCFVNGCDGSILLDDNTTFTGEKNAGPNANSVRGYDVVDTIKANVEAACNATVSCADILALAARDGVVLLGGPTWTVKLGRRDATTASQSAANSNLPGPGSSLAQLRTFFSNKNLNARDLTELSGAHTIGQARCVNFRSHIYNDANINATFAAQLQQSCPSSGGDDTLAPLDLQTPTAFDNAYYQNLVAQKGLLHSDQELFNGVSQEALVRRYSTGAAAFNADFAAAMVKMGNISPLTGSNGEIRLNCRKVN